From the Petroclostridium xylanilyticum genome, the window GCTGGCTAATCATAGAGGGGAGGCTTGTTGTCAACTGGATTCTTGAAAAAGTTTTTTCCCTATGTGAAAGGAACATGTTAATGTTAATTATTTACACTAATGTCATCTTTAAGGGGGGTAAAATTTAATTATAAAAAGGTCCATTTTTCACTTGACAAATACATTTAGAGATTGAATAATCTTGTATGCCTTAGATTTAGATACGCCGAGTAATGCCATAACATCTTCAACCTGGAAGAATGCCATATCTGCTCCTCCTTTCTCATTTACAAACTGTATATTGGTTATTATGAGTTTTGTTTTTTTGGTTCTCTTGATTTGTTATCCAGTGACAATTATCCGGTGAATAACTACCATCATTATTTATGCGATCCAAATGTAACCCCTCAGAATATCCATTTGCTATAGACCAATCATAAAAGGCTTTAAAATCATTGATCCACTCTTGGCAAACTCTTATACCACGGCCACCATATCGTCTATAGTACTTATTATTCGGATTTGTACACCGTTGCTTCATTGCAACCCAAACATCATAAATTTTTGCTCGCTTACTGTGTGTTATCATCCCGTGCTTTGTGCATCCTATCTTGGTACGTTCACTACGAAGACAGCCGCAACTTTTGGTGCCTCCTCCGGTAAGGCTTTTTTTAGGAACAATATGTGTCTTTCCACAGTCGCATTGACATTCCCAGAGGCTTTGGTGGTTCTCTGCAAAGCCAACATGACGTAAAACAATTAATCGTCCATAACGTTCTCCAGTAATATCAACAAATCGCCTGCTCATAAATCCCATCCCCTATTTAAAAGTTTTTTCTGCCCAAAGCCGCAGTTCTTGGCTGTATACTGCTATTTGATCTAATGCTCGTAGTATTTCTTCAAGCGCTGGCTTCTCATGCTCTGTTATAACTCCATCTGCAGCTATATCAATGAGCTTATCCTTTATATCATCAATAAATCGAAGCGATGATAAAACCTTGATTGTTAACCGATCGAGTTCTTCAATCTCTAACTTGGGAACCGTATTTCTTCCGATCGGACACTCATTAGTGCAATAATAATTTTTAATCTCCGGTGCGTTGTAGAGGTCTGCCATCAAAACCACTTTGTCCACCGGTACTACTTTTGTGTTACCAAGTTCATAATCTGCAAGTGATGAAACTGAAACTCCAAGCAGTTCGGCTGCTCCTTCCCTGCTGTTTAGCTTGTCATTGTACTTTGCTGCCTCTTTTCTACAGCGGCAGTATATGTTGTCCATTGCTTTTGTAGGGTTGGTTCCCATTTATTACACCTACCTTTTGCACTATAATAACCTTATAAAAAATGTTCCATTTAGACACTATTATTTTCAAAAAAAATATCATCGCCTTCGTATTGCAACGCATCTTTTATTTTTCTTGCTACGGAAAGGGAGGGATTTTTGTTGCCAAGCTCAATATTTGTATATGTTACTCGATCTATCTTCGCAAGTTCCGCAAGTTCTTTTTGCGTTAAATTTCTCTTAATTCTAATTTCCTTTAGCTTTTTTCTCATAAAAACACCTCCTTAAATGTGTCTTTTAGGAACATCTATCTAAATTATAGTTTCAAATAGGAACATTGTCAAGAGGTTTTAATACGAATTTGTTGATTTTAGACACCTATGTTTATTATGGGAACACCGTAGTATATAATCTTATTTACAGGAGGTGATAAATAATGGACTTTGGACAAAGATTAAAGTCGCTTAGAGAAGAGAAAAAAATCACACAAGATGAATTAGCTATACATATTGGAGTTGGAAGACCCACTATTGCAGGATATGAAACTAAAGGTAAACAGCCAAGCTTTGAAATATTAGAGAAACTGGCTGATTTTTTCGGCGTTTCTATAGATTATTTATTGGGACGTACTAATGATTTAAACTATAAGGATATGGTCTTTGATAATGATATTGCTCTATTAATAAAGCATTACAAAAGTCTTCCTGATGAAATGGCTAAAATAATGACATCAGTAGTGGACAAATTCTACCTTCTTATTAATAGAGACGTAAAATCGCATAATAAAGCTGCATTAGAAATCTACGAAGCAACCTTAAACACCATTCTCGATCTCAGAAGAGCTATAAAGGATTTTAAATTTGAAAGATATGATTTAAACATATCTGATTCATTAACTAGCATAATTGAAATACAAGCAAAATACAAAAATGACATGAATTTATTAATAGACAAATTAGTCCAATTATACTTGGACTCCAATGAAGAGTTTAAAAAAGCAAAAGACGAAATGTCATCAGCATTAGAGAAGCACGCTTAGGAAAAGCAAAGAATAGAAGTAATATTTTAAGAGGAAAGAATGAATGATGAGAAAGCCAAAAAACAAGAAAAGCAATATTTCCTTGATATTTTTGTAAGTGGATCTGAGAACGATAGTACAATTGAAGTGCTAATTCAAATTTCTAAAAATCATGAACTATTAAAAGGACAATTTATGACTTTCAGAAATACTGCAGTTGATATGGTGCAAGAAGCAGGACTAACAAAAATGCCTGATGGAATGAGAAAAGTAAATGTCAGGATATTATGGGCAGACACAGCAACTGAAAAATATATATTTGAATATGGTGTTGGATGGAATAAGGAAGTTCAATAGGGGTAATTGGATGCTTCAAGATTATTTAAAAAGATATAAAGACACCTATATTTCTGTTAAAGCGCTTTTGAGTTATCCTTTGTGTAATTTTGTAAATGAATTTTTTACTTACACTAGAAATTATGAGTCCGGATTAGATTTTACGGATTATTGCTATCGTATTTTAGAAATGAACAGAGATAAACTTAATGATAAAGAATTTGAGTGTTTAGACAAAATTTTAATCAGGTTAAGGCTTTCTATGCTCGATTACCTTAACCGCTGGGGAGAATATATATCATACTATGAAAATATTCTCTCAACAAAGAATTACCTGCTTACATATGACAAAGGCAGAAACGATCCGGATTTCAACAGATATGTTGTTTATGAAGATAAAGATTATAAGTATGTCCATTTTCTTTATGTTGGAAGTTATAGATATGAAATTATAAAACGTAAATTCAGTAAATGGCTTAATGGAAAGAATGTGGAACACTTAAAGCGTCACCAGCAGGACAGACTTTCTGATACTGAACTACAAGAAAGGATTGAATCAATATTCACTCGACTTGATATGTATTTACGTAGAAGTCAGAATGATAAATAACCAAAACCCCGCCCTATATAGGGGTGGGGTTATTCTGCAAAATGGGGTGTTATTATGCCTGTATATAAAGACGAAAAACGTGGAACCTGGTATGCAAGTTTTTACTATACAGATTGGACAGGCACACGTAAACTTAAAAAGAAAAGAGGATTTATTAAACAAAAGGATGCCAAAGATTACGAGCGTGAATTTCTGAATAAATCTAACCAGAGTTGCGATATGGCATTTGAAAGCCTTGTTGAATTATATATGGAGGACGTATCCACTCGCTTAAAAGAAAGCACTATGGACACTAAGAAAAATATTATAGATACTCATATTCTGCCATTTTTTAAAAAACTTCCCATAAACAAAATAGAAGCTACCCATGTAAGGAAATGGCAAAATGATCTTATAAAAAATGAAAAAGGCTATGCCTTGACATATCTTAAAACAATAAACAATCAATTAAGTGCCATTTTTAATTATGCGGTAAAATACTATAAATTACCTGGAAATCCAGTCCGCATAGCCGGTAGTATGGGAAAAAAGAAAGCAGATGAAATGGAAATATGGACACTTGACGAGTTTGAACAGTTTATTTCAACTGTAGATAAACCAGCTTTAAAACTTGCTTATGAGATAATGTTTTGGACCGGCCTGCGTGTCGGTGAATGTATTTCTCTCACTCCTAAAGATATTTGGCCGGAAAAAGTTATTGATGTAAACAAAACATCTTCAAGGAAAAACGGTGAGGATCGGATATATGATCCAAAGACTACTAAAAGCGCCCGAAAGGTACCGATACCTGAATTCTTATATAATGAGATACAGGGCTATATAAATTCCTTGTATGAGATTAAGGATACTGACAAGATATTTTATTTCACCAAGTCCACGCTTAATAAAAACTTGGATTATTACTCAGAGCGTGCCGGCGTCAAGAGGATCCGAGTCCACGACCTAAGGCATTCCCATGCCTCATTATTGATTGAAATGGAACAGCCAATACTCCTTATTTCTGAACGCCTGGGACATGAGAATGTGCAAACAACTTGGGAAACATATGCACATCTTTACCCTAACAAAGGTATACAATTAGCTGAAGAATTGCAGAAAATTAGAAATCCAGAATCCCAATGCCAAAATAATACCACAAACGAAAACGAATCCCAGAAAACCCTTGAATAATAAGGGTTTTCGGGGATTTAATATATCATTCCCATTCAATAGTCGCTGGCGGTTTGCTTGTAATATCATAAACCAATCTGTTTACGTGTTTTACTTCATTCACAATTCTGTTTGAAATCTTTTCTAAAACATCATAGGGTATTCTAGCCCAATCGGCAGTCATAAAATCTGTGGTAGTCACTCCCCTGAGTGCAATGGTATAATCATAGGTCCTTTCATCCCCCATTACACCTACACTCTTCATACCTGTCAAGA encodes:
- a CDS encoding helix-turn-helix transcriptional regulator — encoded protein: MRKKLKEIRIKRNLTQKELAELAKIDRVTYTNIELGNKNPSLSVARKIKDALQYEGDDIFFENNSV
- a CDS encoding helix-turn-helix domain-containing protein codes for the protein MDFGQRLKSLREEKKITQDELAIHIGVGRPTIAGYETKGKQPSFEILEKLADFFGVSIDYLLGRTNDLNYKDMVFDNDIALLIKHYKSLPDEMAKIMTSVVDKFYLLINRDVKSHNKAALEIYEATLNTILDLRRAIKDFKFERYDLNISDSLTSIIEIQAKYKNDMNLLIDKLVQLYLDSNEEFKKAKDEMSSALEKHA
- a CDS encoding helix-turn-helix domain-containing protein — its product is MGTNPTKAMDNIYCRCRKEAAKYNDKLNSREGAAELLGVSVSSLADYELGNTKVVPVDKVVLMADLYNAPEIKNYYCTNECPIGRNTVPKLEIEELDRLTIKVLSSLRFIDDIKDKLIDIAADGVITEHEKPALEEILRALDQIAVYSQELRLWAEKTFK
- a CDS encoding site-specific integrase, which gives rise to MPVYKDEKRGTWYASFYYTDWTGTRKLKKKRGFIKQKDAKDYEREFLNKSNQSCDMAFESLVELYMEDVSTRLKESTMDTKKNIIDTHILPFFKKLPINKIEATHVRKWQNDLIKNEKGYALTYLKTINNQLSAIFNYAVKYYKLPGNPVRIAGSMGKKKADEMEIWTLDEFEQFISTVDKPALKLAYEIMFWTGLRVGECISLTPKDIWPEKVIDVNKTSSRKNGEDRIYDPKTTKSARKVPIPEFLYNEIQGYINSLYEIKDTDKIFYFTKSTLNKNLDYYSERAGVKRIRVHDLRHSHASLLIEMEQPILLISERLGHENVQTTWETYAHLYPNKGIQLAEELQKIRNPESQCQNNTTNENESQKTLE